In the Kribbella sp. NBC_00482 genome, one interval contains:
- a CDS encoding NUDIX domain-containing protein, giving the protein MTRYVRCARGEDHWGPWGAAGLWLRCGDLVLMQHRANWTHHGGTWGIPGGARGRAETAIEAALREASEETRLSLHEVEIEREHVDDHGGWSYVTVIAFCPTPLRVRGGIEGEVRWVPLVEARALLLHPGLASSWGALT; this is encoded by the coding sequence GTGACCCGCTATGTTCGCTGCGCCCGCGGCGAGGATCATTGGGGGCCATGGGGCGCCGCTGGCCTGTGGCTGCGCTGCGGTGACCTCGTGCTGATGCAGCACCGAGCCAACTGGACGCACCACGGCGGCACGTGGGGAATCCCCGGTGGTGCTCGAGGACGCGCCGAGACCGCGATCGAGGCGGCGTTACGCGAAGCCTCGGAAGAGACGCGGCTGTCGCTTCACGAGGTCGAGATTGAGCGTGAGCACGTCGACGACCACGGCGGCTGGTCTTACGTAACGGTCATCGCATTCTGTCCAACGCCGCTGCGGGTGCGCGGCGGGATTGAGGGAGAGGTGCGCTGGGTGCCGCTCGTCGAGGCGCGAGCGCTTCTGCTGCATCCCGGTCTTGCGAGCTCGTGGGGGGCGTTGACATGA